Genomic window (Myxocyprinus asiaticus isolate MX2 ecotype Aquarium Trade chromosome 26, UBuf_Myxa_2, whole genome shotgun sequence):
GAATGATTAAGTAAGTTTTAGTATGAGCTGGTCTCCTGTGTCCTCTAGTGTTCAGTATTTAAACAGATAAACACAATATTCAGTGTCTCTCACTCTCGCAGACGATGGACGGCATCATACCCACCAGAATCCACGAGTTGTGTTGCcaaatatattttgcattctaataaaatatatttagttcATAAAGCATTTTAGTGTGCTAAGATCTTCAAAGGTATTTAAAGTAACTTCACATCTATTAAAATAGGTGTGGATAACACACTAAAACATTTTGTAActcaaaaatgtgcttcatgtcgTAACACCTATTGACaggttttattaaattaaaaaatattatttaaaattactgaatcaacctgaaaacatttcattacaccaaaaaaaaaaaaaaaaaaaacattcattacaGTTATGCATTTTACTTTTCTGCCAGAAATGTAAAATCCATAAATgtaccgattttttttttttttttaggcttagATCAAGAAGAAATTAtctttaaggggccgttcacacaaaaCACGTCTTTGCatccgtctgtgctgtttttctatgtaaagatgCACTAGTCGGACGTCTTTGCGCCGCGTCTCaatgttttttcagcgtctcagcAAGAGCGTCGCGTTTTTTAGACGCTCTGTCACATGACGTGTTCGGCGTTAACGGCCCTTAAAGTAACAACTGCACGTCTTCTGTACTTTTTGACAGTGTAGATGTAGATTCTTTGTTACTATTTTTTTCTGTATTGAAACTGTTTTATTCATATCcgaatgcattaatgcattcgGTAGTGTGGGTGTGTCTAGGAGGAGTGAATCGCTGTGATTGGATCAGCTGCTTCATTCGCCCTTCATAGAGCGGATCTCTGTGACATTTGGGTCCAGTTCAGCCGGGGTTCTGACACACAGACAGGTTCGGCCCGATACACGCCGCGATGGGACTGACAAGCGACCCAAACTTCCAAAATTTGGAGAAATGGTACAAATCCAACGGCGCTAATCTCAACATGAGGCAAATGTTTGACTCTGACAAAAACAGATTTCAAAAGTtcaggtatttatttatttatttatttattctgtctGTTCTGTATGAAGACTGTTATTATTTAAatgataaatttatttttattttataatcgcaaataaaaatgtgtccacaGTTCGTGCAATAGCTTTTGTGGGCGGGGTCGCACATATGTAGCTCTTTCAGACTGTCCTGTCAATCATCATCAAATCCCGCCCATCTGTCATTCAAAACCACATGCAGGAAACTTTTGACATTTTGAACACTTTTAAGTGTCTTTACGTTAAAACATATTAATACAATATCTACTAGGCCTATGTGctacaaatttgttttttttaattattattaactaactttaacaaagattaataaatgctgtaaaatatatgttGTTCATTGTCTGTTCatgatatttaatgcattaactaatgttaaaggaatgttgcgGAGTCAAATTGGGTttcttatattttgtttaaatatattaaaataagtaaaaataaggTTCCGTTTGTTCCaatgttccagattcaatacaagttaagctcaatagacagcatctgtggcataatattgattaccacaaaaatgatttcgactcgttcctccttttcttttttaaaaaacaaaaaagcaaaattcaaggtttcagtgaggcacttacaatggaagtgaatgggggccaatttttgaatgttaaaatactcactgtttcaaaagtatagccacaagacataaaggatatgcttgtaaacatgatttcagtgtgataaaatcacatacaaaccttttctgtgtaaagttatagccaaatttacaaccatgatgatgtaatgttaacaaaccctaaaatgactgtaaaaatgacaatttaaacaactttacagctcaaataatacacgagttttaacagaagaattaatgtaagtatttttataaaattattttcttcacatttcggcctttaaaccctccaaaaattggcccccattcacttccattgtaagtgcctcactgaaacctcgatttttgctttttttaaagaaaaggaggaacgagtcgaaattaaattttgtggtaatcatcattatgccacaaatgctgtcgattgagcttaactttattgaacccgtaatattcttttaacattagttgatgcattaTGTATCGTGAAcagacaatgaacaatatatatagaattttacagcattaattaatctttgttaatgttagttaataatataaaaatacaattgttaattgttagttcatgttgcaTAACTAttgtaaacaaaaaacaactttaGACTGAActgcctttttgtgtgtgtgtgtgtgtgtgtgctgtttccGCTactggctgaagtttgttttgtggaggaacacaccttcgggacagttatgtggatgaatttacacagtctttgtgtttattctgcctattggctggagttcactttatagattatcttctgctgtgtaattctgtctcacaaaatttgtatagaagcaccggacttgagcaatctgatggcaaatttTTCGTGGGGGCTCTCATagacgtacatggactgtttgagtttagagggatggatgccagttggcgctgtcgtgcgtggggttaatgtgtacattcttttttttttttctgtttgtttggttccgggggaagtttggggtttgattgttgcactaatgttggaatgtggtctttataattttatttttgacacacaatctatattttctaatatgtcaaaatgtcaaatgttaatatgagtggattgtctctccccacatggaatgtgaatgggttggggcaccccataaaaagaagaaaggttatttctcttcttaaaagtaagaaatatgatagtgtttcttcaagaaagtCCCTCgttttatctgttgttgattgctcaattggaaacattttagtcttagatcaggccctggtgagtttagaggtgttgccacatatggagaaaaggaaatcatatagttggcagtttaatgtgtcccttttgcaaaatcctgaattccaacaaatgttaaaggctgaaatcaatgtttagatggagaccaactggtcctcagtatccactgtgggcatggcttgggaggcatttaaagcggttcttaggggccggatcatacagtatgcctcattcatcaaaaaatccaaagcacaggaactcgtggagttggaagggaatattaaaagtgcagaggcagagctgaagcaccaaatgtcgtctaatgacctcagagaactgacccaattgaaatacagatataatactattttgtcgtggaaggtggagtttttgctattcagggcaaggcagtcatactttgagttgggggacaaagcacgagaacttctggctagatatataaaagagagagagagagagagtctttttctaccattccctcagtgaaatctgctggtggtgaaatttttacctcagccattgatattaataaaacttaataaagaattctatcttgatctttatagttccagatcttcatctactgatgaagatattagaaactttgtggaacgattagaactccctaaactgacgaatgagcaaaataattatcttgattctgagataaccttggaggagcttggcgaggtaattaaggtcttacctacaggcaaggctctggggccagatggctttgccgctgaattttttagatctaatgctacagaactggctccacttttgctagaagtttatacggaatcattaaagaatggaaagcttccgccaaccatgacacaagcccggatcagtctgattcttaaaaaggacaaagatccaagcgagtgtaagagttaccgtccaatttccctgatccagctagatgttaaaatattgtcaaacattttggctaaccaattaagtaaagttatgacatctcttatacatatagatcaggtggggtttattcggggctgcagctcttctgataaccgTTTCTGataaggcgtttcatcaatatcatctggtcagtggcaaatgatcaatatccggtcgctgccatctcacttgacgccgaaaaggcatttgatattgtagaatgggattatctttttaagattttggaaatgtacgtgTTTGGgaatacgtttattggatggattaagttactttatagacatccggtagtggcggtacaaacaaatggattaatttcagattattttactctggacctctttccccattattgttctgtcttgccctggaaccattagcagctgcgataagaaaggaggatgattttccaggggtgatgatgggaggtgtggcgcataagcttttgctttatgcagatgatgttttattattcgtctccgaccctactagatctatgccttgcctccacagaattattaattccttttctaatttctccagattcagagttaattggtctaaatctgaagctttggctctgacagcatactgcccggtaacggttTTCAGTGGtgcaaacagggcattaagtatttgggaattttattcctagcaaatttgtgtgatttagttagagttcattttgaccctttaataaaaaggttttcgagcgatgtgggcaggtgggcttcattacatttatctatgattgggaaggttaatgtaattaaaattcactgtattccaaaattcaactacctgctacagtctctccctatagatgtccccctctcttatttcaagcaatttgatagcatagggaagtccttcatttggaatggtaaacgtcccagattacatttcagtaagctgcacaggctgattgacaaaggtgggctaggcctacccaagattttgttttattattatgtattcagtctcagacatttggctcattggtcgcttccacctgagagcccctccctggttttgtattgaacgggaagttcttgcccctatttcggcattgcaaagcctttctatcaaactaaccggagaagttaagttacacccctgtggaggtgagggcatggtcgagcacccgtcaggggagagagaaagcagtaaggctatccacctgagatgaattgtgactaattacatctctgtgttcacagtgagagttgggggagataaaaagacggccagttcacagagagagagacaggcagaccagagtcttcgtgtctgtTTCCTGAGGGAaagtcttgtgttgtgtgaagctgaaaagcggactgtttatttgagtaacgctgaaaagccgtcttatgttttgagtgaagctgtacagcgactgctggttatttgtgaataaaacagactCACGTGaaaccggttcccgcttcctcctttatctgcccaacctgatAAACTTTGAACCTTTGTTAcaaccctgttatctcgcatttgcacttggtatggacaaaagtgtccagagtgtttatttcggacatttatttaaatgttgcctcgagcatatggctgaacacaaaattatgtattgataagtccgttttctgctggtcagagtggattgtgaggggggttactacactcggtgacctatatgagtgcagagtgttgagatcctttgaaaatttggttcaacattttgggattcccagatctcatttttttaggtatttacagctgcgccatctgctctgtaatatttttgggagtagtatacacccccctaaagtggcagacactctgggagtggtgattactgcttttggaaaaggtcatgaggcattggtGTATTACTccatgctaattcagagtctgggggatggagctttaacttctatcaagaaattatgggagaaagatttaaacttggtattgtaggagggagtgtgggctaggattctaaaaaaatgtcaagtctgcatctagagatgcaagggtgagccttatgcaattcaagattggacacccagattgtataggcttggacttaaagacactcccacctgctggcaatgccaatcagaggatggagacacaacccatgtcttttggtggtgtgttaagatccaagaattttggttgaaggttcagagttttgtgtgtgacgtattgggcactcgggtttcattttgccccagactctgtactTTGGGCGATACAGTGGTCATCGATGTAGAGAATAGatacataaagagttgggtcctaaccagtgaaCTAACTCACAGGGCAATAGCTCATTTGGAAACATATGAATAAATTAACCAACCAGAAATCCAGTCAaagtaaaaacataataaaattgaatataaatggAAAGGTCAGTACTGATGCTTTGGAAATTGCAAATTAATTTAATACCTTTTTTGTTAAATCAGTAGAAGAACTTGCAGCAAATTTCAATTCTGTTTGTTTATCACACAGCGTGCTCATATCATCAACAGAAAGGGTAAAAAATGGCatgagacacactggtgcactaaagatgtattcaataactcacaggatgggggcttgggtagctcagcgagtattgatgctgactaccataatgttgtatttttgtctttttctaccaGCTTAACTTTAAAGACAGATGAAGGGGATATTCTACTGGATTACTCCAAGAATCTTATCAATGAAGAGGTTATGAAGATGCTTGTAGAGCTGGTAAAGTTCAGAGTTGATGAATGTTTACCACATTAACTGATGGGCTTTTGGTTACCCACACAAACAAGTACTGCGgtgataccatggtacagtgtACTTACTTTGTGATTTggtaacagaagcttccagtactcACAGCAATAGCTAGACACATAATTACAGAATAAAATATTTACAGAATAATACCAACAGAGAATATGTCATATGCTCAAACATAAAGTTGATACTGTACAATATTTATAGCTGAGTATGTGACATAGATAAGGAACGTATTTGTACAGTCAGGTAGTATGAATAAATATGAATTAGGCTTACATATTGCATATATGCGTTTGTACAGGTAGCATGGAAAAATTCTAATTTCTGTATTACACATGCAATCTGTATTGCACTCAGTGGAGATGTTCCACTGTTACTGAGAAGTGTAAAAGTGTTATatccaaaaaacatagtattagcATGGTAGTATTTAATACCTTTTGTTAGTGTATATTTATGGTGCCTTGTAAATATAACAGTCTTTTTGGATTCTCTGTCTCTCAGGCAAAGTCTCGTGGCGTGGAGGCTGCCAGAGACAAGATGTTTTCAGGAGAAAAGATTAATTTCACTGAGGTATTTattatgtctgtttgtctgtgaTAAATCAGTGTGTGTGCCCAAATACATGTCCCATTTCCATGTCTTATGGTAGACACAGACTGAGCACTGTTTGGACATACTGGAACACGAATGATGGAAACATTGGCCAAATGTCACTTAGTAttgtaaattctgtgtatttattttgtaatttttatagtgcaaaatgcatttgtaatcgtgcttgagattaaatataaTCTATACACACACTGCTGTCTCCAGGGTCGTGCGGTTCTCCACGTTGCCCTGAGGAACCGTTCAAACACGCCCATAAATGTGGACGGTAAAGACGTGATACCAGAGGTCAACAAGGTTCTGGAGAAGATGAAGGGCTTCTGTCATGTGAGTGACACATGTGACCAGTGACAAATCAATAGGCacgtttgagatgccaaatggCTTACTTTGAAAGTAGACGAGTAGTTGGCTGCAGCAAGGGAGGAGTGAAATAATGCTGTCAAGTTGGACAGTTTTCACTTCTCATAGAGAATCAGCCACCTACGAGATTCAATGAAGATATTCGCATGATTCACGTTCATGTGCtttgttgctgataaagtgggtgcaattaaaattttgttgcttataaatgaaaatgaatatgaTGAACAAGTCAACCCAATGTACCTGTTTTTTTAATTCCCCCCAAAAGCTgtctttttcattcatttttagtttaattaagacaggtattttaaatatgttagtTAGATATATGAAAATAGTCACATAACCCATACAGAGATCACACTTTCAGACATAATTCATACACTTACAAACATGATatcagagtaaaaaaaataaataaaaatcaaacattttagaaaagaacaaaacatcacggttacttaagccaatgagcattaagggatagttcacaaaaaaatgaaaattctctcatcatttactcaccctcatgccatcccagacatgtatgactttcttctacagaacacaaacaaagattttaagaagaatatttcagctctgtaggtccatacaattcaagtgaatgggtgccaaaattttgacgcttcAAAAAGCTcattaaggcatcataaaagtaatccataagactccagtggttaaatccatatcttcagaagtgatatgatagatgtgggtgatatttaagtccttttttgctagaaattcttctccttgccaAATAAcgtgcgatatgcatgaagaatgtgaatcaccaaaaacacaacaagaaaaatgtgaaagttaaagtggagattgactgagcagggaggaaaattctataaaagggcttaaatattgatctgtttctcacccacacctatcatatcgcttctgaagacatggatttaaccactggagttttatggattactttaatgctgatttatgtaatttttggaggatcaaaattttggcacccatccacttgcattgtatggaccaaaagagctgagaaattgttgtaaaaattttaatttgatttcagcagatgaaagaaagtcatacaaatctgggatgacataagagtgagtaaatgatgagagaattttcatttttgggtgaactattcctttaaagagaaaCAGCAACCAGGATGTAATTTtcatcagctgtttttttttttctatccgcAGAAAGTTCGCAGTGGCGAGTGGAAGGGGTACACAGGAAAATCCATCACAGATGTTGTCAACGTTGGCATCGGGGGATCTGATCTGGTTTGTGAAATCCTGAAAATCTGTTCACAGTAgtaattcagttttatttgtattgcactttcataATACATGATCTTTATTTGTGTGTCTCGCGTTTCAGCTATCTTTTCCAACAcaccaaacacacatacacaggtctGGGTAACTCTATCTTCTGAGGCTCTCGTCTCCCCTGTATCTCTCTTGAGCcactcactgcaacacagaacagctgttagagaaatTATACGCAGGTGTGAGTCCTTACCAtttcccggcctcactctccattcacaaagcGGCTCTCGACCACACCCCCACCTCCACAATGTTGATCCAAAGCAGTTTAATAGAGAATAATGCCTTAGCTAAGGCGAAAGTGACAAGGAAAATATCACTGTTTTACATTATTACCCTTTTATTTTCCTTCTTGGGGTTCAAGACAATTGTGATGTTGTTACAGTGTTATTTCATAATTAGCTTGGGATTATAAAAGGACACTGGTACTAACTGTATTTGCTGGTTCTGGGTGTGTATTAGGGTCCGTTAATGGTGACAGAAGCCCTGAAGCCGTACTCTAAAGGTGGACCCCGGGTGTGGTTTGTGTCCAACATCGATGGAACACACATTGCTAAGACTCTGGCTGAACTCAATGCCGAGACCACTCTCTTCATTATCGCATCAAAGGTATTTACAgtattaaacataaatatattataGAGCATTAGGAGGGATATATCAAAACAGCCACACACTTGTGACTTGTGTTACTAGCAACCCCGAAGTATAAAACCCCCAAATATCCCTTTGTTTGTagccagggccgtttctagctattAGCGGTATAAGTGGTCGCTTATGTCCCCcgatccctatatatatatatatatatatatatatatatatatatatatatatatatatatatatatatatatttgtcatttattgttaatttgtatagttatttagtgttaatttatttataattgttttgcgttttatgtaattaataataagatttcgcttagggcccccaaatgctcagaaacggccctgtgTTTTTTATAATCACATAAACAGACATCACATACCAAATAATTTTTGAAACCACATGTTCAGCTGCTGTTCTATCATTTGTATTCTCACTGGGTCAATTACTAACAAAATgacttaatttgattaatttattaattattttctgttCATTGTCCTTCAGACGTTCACAACCCAGGAAACGATCACAAATGCTGAATCTGCAAAGGAGTGGTTCCTTCAAGCAGCAAAAGATGTGAGTCAAGTCTCTTTCAGTGACTTTATATGAGACGACAGATACTTCAGTATGTgattcattttttactttttattcttttcaCAGAAATCTGCAGTTGCCAAACATTTTGTGGCCCTCTCTACCAATGGAGTAAGTTTATTATCATTTACAGTACTGGATAATAGTAATGTCATGAAAACTATGAAAACAACACAAATGGAAGCACTGGAATTATCCAATGATCCAACTTTATATCTCTGTTTTCTCTGGTTCTGTATTTCAGCCCAAAGTGACAGACTTCGGCATCGACCCGGCGAACATGTTTGAGTTTTGGGATGTGAGTTCTGGTCTGTTGAGGGCTCTGAATGTGTCTGGACAAAAAAAAGGCTCATCCATGAACTATTTTTGGTGTTGTGGTTTGACCTGTGAAGTGGGTGTCTGGACACACACACGGCCAGCTGTCGAGTAACCGGACTCTCTTGACTGACTCACGGCCGGCCACTGGAGGCTTATTAATGATCGTGACCTTATCTTATACATAGGTTATGCATAACCTGGTTTACTTTAAAGGCCGACAGGCTACTTTTAGTCACATTGTTGATATTTAAAGGGCAAGGTTCCTTCAGATGTACTTTATTATAGACTATAAGCTGTTCAGCAtatgctgtatatacagtactctgcaaaaaatattttcttaatgagttttttctcttcttgttttccagtaaaaatctttaaatactcttaaatatttacttgacaagtaTAATGGCATACtacattaagtcttgttttcagagaaatctgacaaaatttagtAAACACATagcttaaaataagaaataaaaatttgacaatggggtaagaaaaataaacttttttcccctttgaattaagtttatttttctaaccACACTGGTACATTGGTTTCTttgaccggttacagtggtgccgtgacccggacgagagtgaggtttaggggggtgagtgtaacgggagccagctagtacatgatagctgtgcggtatgtgtaaaacctcactcccctggcctcactagtgactgatgctagaggctgtagcctttagtctcctcattagcacgcccgcctcccatTCTGGTTGATGTCAGTTTGAATCTtgctcagagcgggtcgagcaggaccagttacatatatagtatatatattaatatataaatatatgtaaactgatggccaaaagtttggaataatgtacagattttgctcttatggacagaaattggtacttttattcaccaaagtggcattcagctgatcacactgtatagtcaggacattaataatgtgaaaaattactattacaatttgaaaaaaatgttcagaacttcttaaactacttcaaagagttctcatcaaaaaatcctccacgtgcagcaatgacagctttgcagattcttggcattctagctgtcagtttgtccagatactcaggtgacatttcaccccacacttcctgtagcacttgccatagatgtggctgtcttgtcgggcacttctcacgcaccttacagtctagctgatcccacagaagctcaatggggttaagatccataactctcttttccaattatctgttgtccaatgtctgtgtttctttgcccactctaaccttttctttttgttttcctgtttcaaaagtggctttttctttgcaattcttcccataaggcctgcacccttgagtctcctctttactgttgaacatgaaactggtgttaagcgggtagaattcaatgaagctgtcagctgaggacatgtgaggcgtctatttctcaaactagagactctgatgtacttatcctcttgtttagttgtacatctggccttccacatctctttctgtccttgttagagccagttgtcctttgtctttgaagactgtatggtgtggcattgtatagccttcattcctcaaaacaatgattgactgatgagtttctagagaaagctgtttctttttttgccatttttgacctaatattgactttaagacatgccagtctattgcatactgtggcaactcaaaaacaaacacaaagacaatgttaagcttcatttaatgaaacaaatagatttcaactgtgtttgatataatggcaagtgattttctagtaccaaattagcaatttagcatgattactcaaggataaggtgttggagtgatggctgctggaaatggggcctgtctagatttgatcaaaaatgacttttttcaaatagtgatggtgctgttttttacatcagtaatgtcctgacttatactttatgatcagttgaatgccactttggtgaattaaagtaccaatttccttcagaaacagcaaaatctgtacattattcctaacttttggccgccagtgtgtgtgtgtgtgtgtgtgtgtgtgtgtgtgtatgtatgtatgtatgtgtgtatatatatatatatatacatagtataTATTAAGCCAACAATTTCCATGGGGTGTActtattttttttcatgactatagtcatgtaaaaaaataatgtaaaaaaataagtaCACCCCATGGAAATTGTTGGCTTTTTTGACATATTTGGACAAGCAAACATTTGATCCACTTTGAAACAGTGCCTATTAATAAAGTTgatatctgtttatttatttatttttaatgaaaatgactacaaaatgtaaattttatgtGTCATTTGTTTGAGTATATCAACTTTATTAATAGGCACTGTTTCAAAGAGGATCCAATGTTTGCTTGTCCAAATATGTCAAAAAAGGCAATAATTTCCATGGGGTGTACTTATTTTCtcacattactgtatatatacaatggCCCCAAGTATTTGTACCCTTAGGCCTTgtctgaatgccattgcattagataagaaaatatcaaagcaagtgtagTTTAAATGGGCTCTTTGTTTTTCTAGTGGGTTGGTGGACGATATTCTTTGTGGTCTGCAATTGGTTTGTCCATCGCACTTCATATTGGTGAGTTCTGCTATTATGTGAATGAGGTTTGTAGCCAGTGATTGTCAGATATTCTCAAGCGTCTCTCTGTCTCAGGATACGAGAACTTTGAGAACCTGTTGGCTGGAGCTCATTGGATGGTGAGTTTTATATGTACATCAGAATTTGACCCTCATTAGCAGCGTCAAAATAACTAATTGATTTTCCAaacctttttctttaaaacaatttaCTTTACCTGGTGTCTTGCCTCATTTGCTGGCAGCGCTTTGGCACTGTAATAAAAGCTGTTGCCAGTTTAAAACACAAATTTACATTGAACTTATATAAACTCCTTAATATACAGACATTCTATCTCGTTTCTTACAGGACACTCATTTTCGTACGGCCCCATTGGAT
Coding sequences:
- the LOC127416599 gene encoding glucose-6-phosphate isomerase-like, coding for MGLTSDPNFQNLEKWYKSNGANLNMRQMFDSDKNRFQKFSLTLKTDEGDILLDYSKNLINEEVMKMLVELAKSRGVEAARDKMFSGEKINFTEGRAVLHVALRNRSNTPINVDGKDVIPEVNKVLEKMKGFCHKVRSGEWKGYTGKSITDVVNVGIGGSDLGPLMVTEALKPYSKGGPRVWFVSNIDGTHIAKTLAELNAETTLFIIASKTFTTQETITNAESAKEWFLQAAKDKSAVAKHFVALSTNGPKVTDFGIDPANMFEFWDWVGGRYSLWSAIGLSIALHIGYENFENLLAGAHWMDTHFRTAPLDQNAPMLLSLLGVWYINFFQAETHCLLPYDQYMHRFAAYFQQGDMESNGKYITVNGGRVNYHTGPIVWGEPGTNGQHAFYQLIHQGTRMVPADFLIPAQSQHPIRNNLHHKILMANFLAQTEALMKGKTTEEAKKELEAGGLSGEKLEKILPHKVFQGNKPTNSIIFKKLTPYTLGVLIAMYEHKIFIQGVMWEINSFDQWGVELGKQLAKNIEPELQDSAEVSSHDSSTNGLINFLKKNFA